The following nucleotide sequence is from Nitratidesulfovibrio termitidis HI1.
GGCCGCACGGCGGGCGTTTGCTGCCCGGCCATGCGGCCTTTGCCGCGCCTGCCTCGTGGCGTTGGCAGGGGGTTTCCCGAAGGAAGTCCTATCGCCGCAACCTGTCCCGCACGGCCACGTAGACCGGGATGCGCGAACTGGCCACCACCTCTTCGGCCACGCTGCCCAGCAGCAGCCGGGCCAGCCCCCCCTTGCCGTGCGAGGCGATGAACAGGCATTCCGCGCCCAGCCGTCCGGCCGTGGCCAAGATGCGCTCCGCCGCCTCGCCCTGGGCCACGTGGCCGCGCGCCCGCACCCCTTCCTGCGCGGCCCGCGCCGCGATGGCCTCCACCACGGCCCGGCCGTGCTCCACCTCCATGTCCGCCGCCAGCTGCCCTTCCGCCGAGTCGGGAAAGGCCCAGTCGGTCAAGTCGGCCACGTACAGCACATGCAGGTCCGCATCATGCTCGCGCGCCAGTTGCAACGCGGTGACGGCGGCATAGGTGCAGTAGCGCGAACCGTCCGTGGCCAGCAGGATGGAGTCGAAGCCCAGCACCGCGCCCTGCGGCACCAGCAGCACGTCGCGCTCGCTGTGGCCGATGGTGCGCAGCGGCACGTTGCCGCGCACCAGCCGCCCCAGGGCGGACCGGTCGGCCACGCCCATGGCGATGAGGTCGGCCTTCAGCCTGCGGGCGGTGTCCACGATGACCTCGAAGGGCTCGCCTTCCTCGCACAGGCAGTCGATGTCCATGCCGCGCGCGTTGGCCATCTCCAGCGCGCGGGCCAGGGCCATCTCGCTGGGCTGGCGCAGCAGCCGCTTCAGGTCCGCCAGGGCGCTGGAACCAAGATCGCCGGTGTAGGGCGGCACCACGGAGAGTACCGCCACCCGGCACTTGCGGGTGGCGGCAAACTCCAGAATCTGGTCCAGCGCGTACAGGGAATGCTCATCGCCGGTGACGGGCACCAGCAGACGCTCAAGCCTGCCCATGCGCCTCCTCCCTCGCGGCCATGCGACCCTTCCACATGCTGCCGAGGAT
It contains:
- a CDS encoding universal stress protein produces the protein MGRLERLLVPVTGDEHSLYALDQILEFAATRKCRVAVLSVVPPYTGDLGSSALADLKRLLRQPSEMALARALEMANARGMDIDCLCEEGEPFEVIVDTARRLKADLIAMGVADRSALGRLVRGNVPLRTIGHSERDVLLVPQGAVLGFDSILLATDGSRYCTYAAVTALQLAREHDADLHVLYVADLTDWAFPDSAEGQLAADMEVEHGRAVVEAIAARAAQEGVRARGHVAQGEAAERILATAGRLGAECLFIASHGKGGLARLLLGSVAEEVVASSRIPVYVAVRDRLRR